From one Salvelinus alpinus chromosome 14, SLU_Salpinus.1, whole genome shotgun sequence genomic stretch:
- the LOC139538682 gene encoding serine/threonine-protein kinase SIK2-like yields the protein MVIVTQRSPGSQPNHTHGRPLQVGFYEIIRTLGKGNFAVVKLARHKVTKTQVAIKIIDKTRLNPSNLEKIYREVQIMKLLNHPHIIKLYQVMETKDMLYIVTEYAKNGEMFDYLTSNGRMSEDEARKKFWQILMAVDYCHRHHIVHRDLKTENLLLDTNMNIKLADFGFGNFYNSGEPLSTWCGSPPYAAPEVFEGKEYEGPQLDIWSLGVVLYVLVCGSLPFDGPSLPALRQRVTEGRFRIPFFMSQDCENLIRKMLVVDPAKRISVAQIKQHRWMLADPTAPNQTLSMALPLTDYNSNLGDYSEPVLGIMQTLGIDRQRTIESLLSSSYNHFSAIYYLLLERDREHRALQLSRQCGPWTQKPRNTSDSGTPEVIIEDSFRTSAYPIHCKTTPPMQPEMEYDHGALFQRVAFPVEASLNRLLCNRSISPNSLLETSISEEVRPRDLEEVTNTCSPLVLPTTTTSRRHTLAEVSPHFYQCNPPCIVVSLSDGASSDSCLKSLSTPNPALRPSVGGLSAMPASGTDPRVLVSGGTQLALSSHLLPQAQASSFQEGRRASDTSLTQGLKAFRQQLRKNTRTKGLLGLNKINGLARQVCHLTSDHSSRGSRGSIGPTINEHCSMLEEVLQQQRMLQIQHQPQAPQSASTQNPLLFLSQQQPPSPTSVYATSTLFDTSASSLPQGEHQHPLSPHQSLLALQHAFWQQPLESSSSSYGSSSSCCASSSSYCASSTFLSPVASAAYLLEARLHISQQPSLHPQTNLHYQPQAQSQAFTQGPLPLMARQGMWSLDSASGRESEMQELSLGGQLSSCVMVK from the exons ATGGTGATCGTAACGCAGAGAAGCCCGGGGTCCCAGCCCAACCATACTCATGGAAGGCCTCTACAGGTCGGCTTCTACGAGATCATCCGCACACTGGGGAAAGGAAACTTCGCTGTGGTCAAACTGGCAAGGCACAAAGTCACCAAAACACAG GTGGCCATAAAGATCATTGACAAGACCAGACTAAACCCATCCAACCTAGAGAAGATCTACAGAGAGGTCCAGATCATGAAGCTGCTGAACCACCCCCATATCATCAAACTCTACCAG GTTATGGAGACTAAAGATATGCTGTATATTGTGACAGAATACGCCAAAAATGGAGAGATGTTCG ACTACTTGACCTCAAACGGGCGCATGAGCGAGGATGAGGCACGGAAGaagttctggcagatcctgatgGCGGTGGACTACTGCCACAGGCACCACATCGTTCACCGTGACCTCAAGACTGAGAACCTGCTGCTGGACACCAATATGAACATCAAATTGGCCG ACTTTGGATTTGGAAACTTCTACAACTCAGGCGAGCCCCTGTCTACGTGGTGCGGCAGCCCCCCCTATGCAGCACCCGAGGTGTTTGAGGGGAAGGAGTACGAAGGGCCACAGTTGGATATCTGG AGTTTGGGTGTGGTTCTGTACGTTCTCGTGTGCGGATCCCTTCCGTTCGACGGGCCTAGCCTTCCCGCCCTCAGACAGAGAGTCACAGAGGGGCGCTTCAGAATCCCCTTCTTCATGTCTCAAG ACTGTGAGAACCTGATCCGTAAGATGTTGGTGGTGGACCCAGCCAAGAGGATCAGCGTGGCCCAGATCAAGCAGCACCGCTGGATGCTGGCTGACCCCACAGCTCCTAACCAGACCCTCAGTATGGCACTGCCCCTCACAGACTACAACTCCAACCTGGGGGACTACAGCGAGCCCGTCCTGGGCATCATGCAAACCCTGGGCATCGACCGCCAGAGGACCATCGAG TCTCTGCTGAGCAGCAGCTACAACCACTTCTCAGCCATCTACTACCTGCTgttggagagggacagggagcacCGGGCCTTGCAGCTCAGTCGCCAGTGTGGACCCTGGACCCAGAAACCCAGGAACACCTCCGACTCCGGTACCCCAGAGGTCATCATAGAGGACAGCTTCAGAACTTCAGCCTACCCCATTCATTGCAAGACCACCCCTCCCATGCAACCGGAGATGGAATATGACCACGGTGCATTGTTCCAGCGTGTGGCGTTCCCGGTGGAAGCCAGTCTGAACCGACTGCTGTGTAACCGCTCCATCTCCCCAAACAGCCTGCTGGAGACCAGCATCAGTGAGGAGGTGCGGCCCCGTGACTTGGAGGAGGTCACAAACACCTGCTCACCCCTCGTCCtgcccaccaccaccacttccCGGCGACACACCCTGGCCGAGGTCTCCCCTCACTTCTACCAGTGCAATCCCCCCTGCATCGTGGTCAGCCTCTCCGATGGTGCATCGTCTGACAGCTGTCTGAAGTCCTTGTCCACCCCCAACCCTGCCCTGCGCCCTTCTGTGGGGGGGCTGTCAGCCATGCCAGCCTCTGGGACTGACCCCAGGGTGCTGGTCTCTGGCGGTACCCAGCtggccctctcctctcatctcctcccccagGCCCAAGCTTCCAGCTTCCAGGAGGGCCGCAGAGCCTCTGACACCTCCCTAACACAAG GTCTAAAAGCCTTCCGCCAACAGCTGAGGAAGAACACGCGCACTAAGGGTCTTCTGGGTCTGAATAAGATCAATGGTCTGGCAAGGCAGGTCTGCCATCTGACCTCCGACCACAGTAGCCGTGGCAGCCGGGGATCAATAGGCCCCACCATCAATGAGCACTGCAGCATGCTGGAGGAAGTTCTGCAACAGCAAAG AATGCTCCAGATCCAGCACCAGCCCCAGGCTCCTCAGTCAGCATCTACTCAGAACCCTCTGCTCTTCCTGTCCCAGCAGCAGCCCCCCTCCCCCACATCCGTTTACGCCACCTCAACCCTGTTTGACACCTCcgcctcctccctcccccagggGGAACATCAACACCCCCTTTCCCCACACCAGAGTCTCCTGGCTCTCCAGCACGCCTTCTGGCAGCAGCCTTTGgagtcatcttcctcctcctatggctcctcttcctcctgctgcGCATCATCATCCTCCTACTGcgcctcctctaccttcctctccccCGTGGCCTCCGCTGCTTACCTCCTCGAGGCTCGCCTGCACATCAGCCAGCAACCCAGCCTCCATCCCCAGACCAACCTACACTACCAACCCCAGGCCCAGAGCCAGGCCTTCACCCAGGGCCCCTTACCCCTCATGGCCAGGCAGGGGATGTGGAGCCTGGATTCAGCCTCCGGGAGAGAGTCGGAGATGCAGGAGCTGAGCCTGGGTGGGCAGCTGAGCAGCTGTGTGATGGTGAAGtaa